The genomic interval AATTTGATTTTTCCCCTATCTGAATTCATAAATAAATTAAAAAAGAAATTTGAATGGTACAAGCCAGAAGCTGAAGGAGTAGTGTTTGTTGATGCCAAAAATACCAGTAAAACATGCCACAAATGCGGCCATATAAATGAAAATTTAGATGTGAAAACACGAGATTGGATTTGCCCGAAATGCGGTGAAAAATTAGATAGGGATGTCAATGCTGCTATTAACATACTTAACCGGTGGAACCCCGGGGGATTGCCTAGAAAGCACTCAATAAACGATTGAGTAATAAAAACAAAACTCTAGGAATCCTCGCCTTCTTCAAGGCGAGGTTGTTCAAGAGGAATTCCTATCCATCAAGAAGGAAGCCTATGTCAATCACAGGCAAAAGGGAAAATCCCATAACATCTCCATGAGGGAATCACTGCTTAGCGAAGACGAATATGATGAATGCAAGGATGACCTGGATGAATTGCTTAGAAAAATAAGATTCAGAATAGTTCTCGAATCAATATCAAACAATAAAACTTCAACTGTTGCTGCACGAAATGCCGGCGTTAGTCTTGAAGAGGTGTATGACTGGTACTTTAAGGGTCGTGATGGTGTGGAGGAATATGTTGATTTCTATGAGGATTTCCACCACAGTTACGTAAGGCCAAGTGCCGTGCCGATTCAGGAAAAATTGGACAATGAAAATGCCTCCATCGACAATCTCATCAGAAGCAACAAGCATCTCTTTACCAAAAGGGATTTTGATATATGGCTGAAAAACGGAATCGTTAATGTTGGAGTATTCCATTTGGAAAAGGATGACACTGAAGAGAATGATGATGACACAGAAACCGATGATAATAATAATGAAGTAAAAGAAATAAACATCAACAAGTTCAGAAAAGCCAAAAAGTCAAGGTCATCTTTAGGAAAAATCATAGAAGAAGACTATGACGTGGAAGAGCTTAAAAGGCAAATCCTTAAAAAATGATAGGTGATTAACATGACAAAAACAGCCATCACACATAAATTTAAAAGTATCCAGATATTGAGAATATTCAAAAATAGACCTAAAACTGGTTTAAGATTTCCTACATACGGATTTGGAGGCTAATATTATGGAAGGTTTTTTCAATATTCTTATAATAATCCTTTTTATATTCGGAATTATTTCACTATGCTCTTCCCTGTTTAATGACACTCCGCAGAATTATACTAAAAAGAAATCATACAGCAGAAGGTCCACATATTCCCGAATTAATGATGAAGAGGAATATCATGACTATGATCCGAGCTGGGATGATGCATACTTTGAAAAGACCGGCATCGAGCCATGGTTTGATGACAACGGTAAAAGATAAGGAGGTTTTAATGTGTTAACAGGGTTAAAATATTCAAATTGGGGGTTTTACAATGATCTGTCCTAGATGCGACGGAAATTTCCGCAACAACAAGCCATGCGACACCTGCGGGATTACATATGAAGAGCTTATAAAATCAATACGCCATGACGAGATGAAAAAACTTTTCGTCAAAATAGGCGACATGATTGAACACCATGAAGATTTCACTGTTGAAGAGTCTCTTCTTGCCGTTGAGCTTAAAAATTCTTCACTGCTGATACCTGCAAAGATTGTTGACGGCGCTTTAGGCGCAATGACGGTTGAGGATGAAAAAAACAGAAGATTCATCACACTGTATACTGACATTGAGGAATATGAAAATGCGAAAACTGGCATAGAACCTCTTACCAATCCATTCAGTGAAATGGTTCATCTTTTGGATGATCGATTGGAGGGTTTTGTGATAAACAAGGATAGTGTAGCATGTGAAATTCCGAAAAATTTTCTAAAGAAATATTTTGCAGATGATTTAAGAACTTAAACCTGTAAGAGCTCGATGATAATATGGACGGAATAGTTATAAATCCCCAAAGCGATAATATACTACTAACAAAACTTGGCAATATTTCAAATGTTTTCAGTGGAAGGTGAGGCATAATGGATTCAGAAATACAACTAAGCATACAGGAGATAGTCCTCGATTACGAGGCACTGGTGAGATTTGAAGAGAGAATAATCACATTGGAGGAGATAGACAGGCTTGATGAGGAGGACTCAGAGGAATTTCTCGAAGACGTTGAAAGAATGGCATCCAAATACATTCCGAACTATCTTGAAATTCTCCCCGACAGGTTCTACTCCCCCAATTCATCAACAAAACAGAAAGCAATGATACTGAGCAATATGCTTCAGAAAAACTTCAAGGAAATATTCTATAAACTTGTATGAGGTGAACAATATGATTACATGCGACGTTTGCGGAAGACTGAATGATTCATCAAATGCGATATGCGCATACTGCGGCTCTGATTTGTCAGACAGTCCCGACTGGGACACATACGATGACGACATGCTCAACTTTGATGAGGCAGATGAAATGGGATACGCTGATTCTGACTTTTATGAATAAAGTGATTAGATGCCAACATGTCCTGGCTGCGGATCTCTAATAATGGAAGGCGACCCATACTGTTCCCACTGCGGAGCACATCTTTCATGGAATAATAATGACAGTAAACACGACCAGATTGACGGCGGATTCAACAATTATGTAAGAAGGCCTACAGGCGGCAACAGCGATTCCGAAAAGATTGATGAAGTTTTAAACAGCATGCATCTTTTTGATGCAAAAAAGAGACTTGGACTTAAAAGAAAGCTTTTGGAGTTTTACTCTGCCAGGGACTGCATCAACCTTAACTGCGTTGTCAACAACGGCGACTGCATATTTGCATTTACACGCAGTAACGGGTATGTTAAAACCGTTGACGAGTTTCACTACTACATGGACGATCCATTTCGAAAATCAATATTCGAGGATGCCTATTCACGCAACAGCTATGACGGGCTGTATAAAAATCCCAAGTTCAAAAGCTCTGTCGAGTCCAAGGGTATGGAATTTTTAGGATGTTACGGCGGATACAAGATTGAATACGATATGGCAAAGGATGAATTCAGGATGATTGATGAGGTTGAAGTCCAGGCATATTTCAGAGTCAACGGAAAACGAAGAATATTTGATTTGGATTTAAACACATTGACACTTTCAGACACATTCAGTGAGATTGACTGAGGTGGGCAAATGGCAAAGAAATGTTATTACTGCTCATATCCAAACAGTGACGATGCAGTTAAATGCGTCAGCTGCGGAGTGGAGCTTAAAAAGTACTGGGTAAATGAAACTTGTTGATGAAAGGTAATTTAAGGAGGAAATACGATGGGTGATGAATACGAACCGTACCAGTGGCAGGTGGGAGATCCCGCAGACTGGGGTGACAGCGTAGGCGTTCCGGACATTCCATATATGGGATATCTAAATAATGGCAATGACGATGATGAGTGTGAAAGGCCAGCTAATAAAAGCAGGGTCCGGCAGTTGTCTGATGAGGCATGGGATTATGTATGTGAGGAGAATTATGATGCTGCACTTTTAAAGATAAACAGTGCTCTTGATATTGATGACCGCCATCACAATGACTGGAACCGGAAGGCAATAATATTGGAAGGCCTTAACAGATACGAGGATGCATTTAGATGTTATGACGAGTCACTTAAACGTGGCGGGTCCAGTGTTGTTCGCTCCAACAAGGCATTCTGCATTAAATCCTATCTTTCAATCAAACTTATGAAAAACGAGATAACCCAGGATGAGCTGAACCTTATAAACGAGGCTTTAAAGATTCTTCCGGACAGTGAAAACAGCCATGACTTTTTATACTGCAAGGGTGAAATTCTCGAAAAACTGGCAAAACCGGTTGATGCCCATATATGCTTTCTTCTGGCGGCAAAGATGTATGATGATGTTGAAAAAGTGGAAAATCAGCGCAAAATCATTAAAAACTCCAGAAGCACACTGATTTGTGTTACCGGAACACAGCACTATAAGGGTTCAATGCCTTTAAAACCGGGCGTTATACTGGATTTGATTAAGGAGCCTGAAAACAGATATGACAAGGATGCAATCAGGGTTGAAATCAACGGTGAAACTGTGGGTTATGTTGCTAACTCAGATGCCACAACCGTTGAGGGAACCGTTAAGGCGTCAATGTTGGATATGCCTGAAAAATCTGCAATGGCGAAAGTGATGTTCATGTTCGCTTCAAGGTTCATCATTGCAGAAATTATTCAGTGAATAATTTCCAGGTTTTTTCCAAACATGCTGATATTTTCATGAACAAATAAAAATATTTATATCTTTTTTTTAATTAATTTATAATTATGACAGACTTTTTTAAATTCGAAACTGTAAAGGAAGACTTGCCGTTCTATAATGGTGTCCCGGAAATTCCGGCGTGGAGTTGGATTCTGTTGCTTGCAGGCCTAGTTGCATATGTCATGCTTGTCAAGCACATTCCAGTTGAACTTAACTACAAAATTTTCCCTATTGCCCTGATGCTTTCAACAACATTACCTATCCTGATTGTTGCAAGGGGAAACTACGGATACTTTTTTAAAAAAATAAGCATGGGAGATGTCAAATACATCATCCTG from Methanobrevibacter sp. carries:
- a CDS encoding transposase, whose translation is NLIFPLSEFINKLKKKFEWYKPEAEGVVFVDAKNTSKTCHKCGHINENLDVKTRDWICPKCGEKLDRDVNAAINILNRWNPGGLPRKHSIND
- a CDS encoding SseB family protein, translated to MICPRCDGNFRNNKPCDTCGITYEELIKSIRHDEMKKLFVKIGDMIEHHEDFTVEESLLAVELKNSSLLIPAKIVDGALGAMTVEDEKNRRFITLYTDIEEYENAKTGIEPLTNPFSEMVHLLDDRLEGFVINKDSVACEIPKNFLKKYFADDLRT
- a CDS encoding HIRAN domain-containing protein, encoding MGDEYEPYQWQVGDPADWGDSVGVPDIPYMGYLNNGNDDDECERPANKSRVRQLSDEAWDYVCEENYDAALLKINSALDIDDRHHNDWNRKAIILEGLNRYEDAFRCYDESLKRGGSSVVRSNKAFCIKSYLSIKLMKNEITQDELNLINEALKILPDSENSHDFLYCKGEILEKLAKPVDAHICFLLAAKMYDDVEKVENQRKIIKNSRSTLICVTGTQHYKGSMPLKPGVILDLIKEPENRYDKDAIRVEINGETVGYVANSDATTVEGTVKASMLDMPEKSAMAKVMFMFASRFIIAEIIQ